In Streptomyces sannanensis, the DNA window GGCCGGCAGGGAGGCCAGGCGCAGGTCGCGTACGAGGCCGAGGTGGGGGAGCTTCTCCTGGAGGCCGCGCTCGGCCAGGGTGTCGCCGGCCGCGATGAGGATCTCGGGTGAGATGTCGATCCCGTGGTAGTGGCCGGTGTCCAGATGGTCGATGAACCGCCAGCCGGCGCGCAGATTGCCGCAGCCGATCTCCAGCATCCGGTCGTCGGGGGTGAGCCCGTGCCGTACCAGGTAGTCGAACTGCATCTGGCCGAGAGCGAGCCAGCGTTCCGGGGTCGCGCTGCCCACGGCACGCGAAGGGCTCTTCGCGGCGTCCGCCTTCATCACGGCCCGGTAGTAGGCCACATGATCGCGGGTGGTCAGCCGCAGCTTCCAGTCGCGGCCGAGCCGGCGCAGATGGGGGACCCAGCGGTCGGGGCGACGCACGGCGTATCGGATCTTGTGGGTGAGGGCCGCGCGGTTGGTCCTCATCCGCGCCGGGTCGGTGGTCCCGGTCATCGTCGTACCTCCTGGTTGCCGTGTCTGCCGCCGATGAGCGGAAGGCGCACGGCCAGGGGCGGCCGGCTCCCCCGTGGGCCGGCCACCCCTGACGTGTCCCGTGCTCAGGCCGACTCGGTGGGCAGGCTCGCGTCCGTCCAGTCCTGGATTCCTTCGCGGTACTTGCGGACATCGGTGTACCCGAGGTGGATCAGCCGGCCGGCGACCTGGCCGCTGTTGGGGCAGGCCGAGTTGGAGCAGTATGTCACGATCGAGGCGCTTCGGTCGGGCAACACCTCGGCGGCCCGCGTGTCGACCTCGCCCGGAGCGAGCGCCACCGCACGAAGGGTGCCGCGTGCTTCGCCCAGGCCTGTGTCCAGGAGCCGACGACGCACCGGCGAACCCCTGAGGGCCGGTTCGAGGCGCGTGCCGTCGGGGAGAACTGTCGCGTGGCCGGTGCCGCAGTGCCTCGGTAACACCCGGCCTCTCACGACAACGGAGTCACCCGCATGCATGACGACCGCAGCCTTGTCGAAGCCCGGCTCACGCGCGTCCTCGA includes these proteins:
- a CDS encoding class I SAM-dependent methyltransferase yields the protein MTGTTDPARMRTNRAALTHKIRYAVRRPDRWVPHLRRLGRDWKLRLTTRDHVAYYRAVMKADAAKSPSRAVGSATPERWLALGQMQFDYLVRHGLTPDDRMLEIGCGNLRAGWRFIDHLDTGHYHGIDISPEILIAAGDTLAERGLQEKLPHLGLVRDLRLASLPAGHFTVVHAHSVFSHCPLAVIDECLSHIARVMAPGAFFDFTFNRTEGKQHHVLREDFYYRTDTLVELARSHGLTARLMEDWEQLPHKQSKIRVTTA
- a CDS encoding rhodanese-like domain-containing protein, which codes for MALAPGEVDTRAAEVLPDRSASIVTYCSNSACPNSGQVAGRLIHLGYTDVRKYREGIQDWTDASLPTESA